In Capsicum annuum cultivar UCD-10X-F1 chromosome 11, UCD10Xv1.1, whole genome shotgun sequence, one genomic interval encodes:
- the LOC107846981 gene encoding LOW QUALITY PROTEIN: protein TWIN LOV 1 (The sequence of the model RefSeq protein was modified relative to this genomic sequence to represent the inferred CDS: deleted 1 base in 1 codon; substituted 1 base at 1 genomic stop codon) — translation MESQRSTMIERSFDCYSTEFLESLDQLPGCFTIIDPYISGNPIVYASRGFLEMFGYSKYEVIGRKGRIFXGPKTNRRSVLEVGEAIREERDIQISLLNYRKDGRPFWMFFHMCPVFDEKDGRLIHLLGFQVSILRRPKPSRVGLNLCQDGAGCRESVLRCYIREVYSMSMEWELPVTLGSSLEFTGVDVEGPCVASDLEKRKATTVVKKILTVLRHNGESTGKLVGGKRLSPSGMGLLGPSLNISFCRIKQSFILTDANLPVMPIVFASDTFLKLTGFSKDEVLGYNCRSLSVINTDSSSQFWNEQPRTVCMYYRKDGTSFWLHISPVRNASGKIELMISRCTLATRKANYRTIIADESIHGNKLMQKPIIDILSSCKRMQSLKDIVPAAGNNINTKFIVLDKERIALSQ, via the exons ATGGAATCACAAAGGAGTACTATGATTGAACGCTCATTTGATTGTTACTCGACAGAGTTCCTAGAATCTCTTGATCAATTGCCTGGTTGTTTCACTATTATTGATCCTTACATTTCTGGTAACCCCATTGTGTACGCTTCACGGGGGTTCTTGGAAATGTTTGGATATTCGAAATATGAGGTAATTGGGAGGAAAGGGAGAATATTTTAGGGTCCTAAGACTAATCGAAGATCGGTTTTGGAGGTCGGTGAGGCGATTCGAGAGGAGAGGGATATACAAATCAGTTTGTTGAATTATAGAAAAGATGGGAGACCATTTTGGATGTTCTTTCATATGTGTCCTGTT TTCGACGAGAAGGATGGGAGACTGATTCATTTATTGGgatttcaagtttcaattttgagGAGGCCAAAGCCATCTAGAGTTGGACTAAATTTATGCCAAGATGGAGCTGGCTGTAGAGAATCTGTGCTTAGGTGTTATATAAGGGAAGTCTACTCCATGAGCATGGAATGGGAGCTGCCTGTTACGTTGGGTTCAAGCTTGGAATTCACAG GAGTAGATGTAGAGGGGCCTTGTGTTGCAAGTGATCTTGAGAAGAGAAAAGCCACTACTGTTGTAAAAAAAATACTGACTGTGCTGAGACACAACGGTGAATCAACAGGCAAACTGGTCGGTGGGAAGAGACTCTCTCCATCTGGGATGGGTTTGCTCGGACCATCATTAAATATATCTTTTTGTAGAATCAAACAAAGCTTTATATT AACCGATGCCAACTTACCTGTCATGCCAATTGTCTTTGCAAGTGATACCTTTCTTAAATTAACAG GCTTTTCCAAAGATGAAGTTTTGGGCTATAACTGTAGATCTTTAAGTGTGATAAACACAGATTCAAGCTCACAATTTTGG AATGAACAACCACGTACAGTATGCATGTATTACAG AAAAGACGGAACCTCATTTTGGCTTCACATTTCACCTGTACGGAATGCTTCAGGAAAG ATAGAACTGATGATCTCAAGATGCACTCTTGCTACCAGAAAGGCCAATTACAGAACCATTATTGCGGATGAGTCTATCCATGGAAACAAACTGATGCAAAAGCCCATAATTG ACATTTTATCATCTTGCAAGAGGATGCAGTCTTTAAAAGACATCGTACCAGCGGCAGGGAACaatataaacacaaaatttattGTCTTGGACAAAGAGAGGATAGCTTTGTCTCAATAA